The segment ATTTAATCGCACCTATTATAAGATTTCCAATAAGACATTGTGGAGACCATAAACCAATAAGAAAGTGATCAAGATCATGAAATACCTGCAAGGGAGTTTCTTCACCAGTATCCTCTGAGATACTTGCCATCAACAATCCCCATTCAGTGTTGATTCCAACACCAGTAACCTGTTGAAAGAAGATGAGAGAATAATATAAGAAGAAGTCAGAAAAAAAAGGGACAAAGGGCCTCAAAGATTTACTTACCAGCATACTACCGACACCGTCAGCTACTTTACAACCAGACATTAGAAAAGGAGATTTTTGATCCTTGTTAACCTGCAACAAAAAATGTATGTGTTAGCAAGTAGAAAGAGAAGATTGATTAGTACATAATTGAACAAGGATATGAACTCACAATCTTGCTTTCACCGGTCATGCTAGATTCATCAATGGCAAGAGAATGGCCACTAATTAGCACTCCGTCCGCAGGGACCTGGTCACCTATTCTAAGTGGTATAACATCTCCGACAACAACGTCATAGATTGAAATCTTCACTGTTCTCCCTCCTCTCATGACCTGCAAGTgtattttgtttattcagttagAATCTCAAAAAACTTTCAATTTGCAAACAATCCAAAGATGTCAAAGCAAGCACCTCTAGTTGTATATTTCGTTTCTCATCGTTGAGGTTTTGAAACTGAAGAGATTGGCGATAGTCACTAACAGCTGAAAGAATCAAAAGATGaagcataaacaaaaaaaagtcatcTTAAATGGACTAAGAGCAGTGTTAGGAATGTTTATAAGAATTtgacaaaaatacaaataaaatacatatccaTACCTGTAACAATAATGACAAGCAAGACAGCAAACGCAATGCTTCCACCATCAAGCCAACCTTCTTTCAAAccctgaagaagtagtagagtacaaaaaaaaattaatgagtTCCTAGTTTGGAATATTACGAAGGGGTTTATATGAATTGAAAACACACACCTCTGTCTTTATTCCCAATGCCAATGATGTTACAGCCGCAATGATCAAGATGATAAGAGTTAAATCCTGCCATGCTTCCCAGAGGAACATCTTTTGGACAAACATAAAGTTAGAAACTTATGAGTTGTTACCACAAGCTCATTATAAATCAatcttgaaaagaaaagaaaagaaaaagaaactcatGTTGCTTACATAAAAGCTTTtgcccttcttctttggataAGTGTTAGATCCAAATGCATTCTTCCTATCTGTCACTTCTTTCTCATCCTCCTCGATTCCTTGCTCCATATTTGACTTCAACTTCTCTGCAACACCTTTGACCTACAAAAGGGTAGTAACCATTGTCAGTTTCATGAAAAATTAATTCTACCATTTATATAATTAACACACAATGCATGCAATATCTCACCCCTCCAAGTTGCTGCAGATTGGACATGTTTTGGTTCCTGGTCATTGACACTAGTTTCTCAAGGTCAATGTCAAAGTTACCAGTTGAAGCTGCTGGAGTTGCTGATGATGATCCAAACGCTAAAacacaaaagaaatcaaatattaatcatatagaagaaaaaaacagaattttGATCTGACTAAGAAAAAAAGTAGTCACATACCACCAATTTGTTGTTCTCCAGCCAACTTAAAAAGCAATGCTGCCTGattcacaaagaaaaaattactGATGTGTGAGATCAAGAAACAAACAACATTAGGCATAAAGAACAGAGGAAGATCAGAAGATTCAAACCCTTATGACTTGAGCATGTGCCCTGATCATCCTCCTTCGATTCTCATAGTGTTCCTCTTTGTTTAGATCCAAAGTGTATCGAAACCGACGCGATGCATTCAACACAAGTGCCGCTTGCTGCATTTTTCACAAATCGAATCCATGTCAAGAAGACTCACGATCAAATCTCTTaaagaggaaagaaaaaaaacaatacccTCCAGCGACGGAGAGATGCGGCAGAGGCGTTCTTGGTGTTATCAAGGTCGAAAGGATCTTCAGGATCGTGTTCAAGCTCCTCATGATCAGAATGATCGGTTCTGGCAGATCCAGCTTCCATGTCGTCGTGTCGACCAGACATTGACGTGAGGAGCAATCCATTGCTGGACGTAGTGCTCATCCTTCCTTCCTTGGTCTCACCCAGCTTTCTCTTACCTCTtacctcttcctcctcctctttcaAATAGAAACGGCCTTTTCTGATCAAGGTCGTTGTTTAATTTGGCGAGAGAGAAGGCCAAACtcgtaagaagaagaagaaagaaaagagaaaggcaacaaaaaaactgaaaacactttctctttctctctctttcttacCGTGAGAAACCGAGAACTCAATTCAATGACGACATTACTATATTTGGTCTGGTTTTTGGCAAAAGTTACGgaaagtttgtttttctttttgtgggaaagaagaagaaagaggtttTCCCGGGAAGGAACATGGCATCATCTCTCACCACTCATATTAATAACATGGCTTGTATATctcttaaaataatttcaatatttaaaataatacttcTTATTATTCCTTATTTCTCAGATCTAACTACATTATTTTAGCTCAATTCTTTGAAAAAGAAACATTCTATTGAATATTCAAGAAAAATAGAGTGAAGTTGCAGAGAAAGTTCTTATTAAACATGGTGGTGAACGTGTGTACGACTTAAGGTCACTTGGGTTGCACGACATCACCAATCATTGTTTggactttttatatatattatataactacTGAATTATCTACTAATTACGCTTTTAAACAGGGCTGGCATGATTAAGGAATTTACTATCCAATTTTGTAAAATCTGATAACAAATCTACAAATCTTATTACTTGCAAGTAGGAATTAAGTAGTAGCTATCATGTTTTTGATTACTTGTGTACTCATTactcattttaaaaataattgttaattaTTTAGAACATTTGTTATTTGTGAAAACAATATATCACATTTGCATTTTAAtagaaatcaaataaaatattggatttaataaaaaaaaccttATTGGTGAAAAGTAACAAAGCTCATATtcttgtatttataaaattgtattttgattttgatcagTTACTCACAAGCAATCAAATATTATAGGAACAAGTACTTGATAGTTGATTTTGACAAATCACAAATTGGGTcgaataattttcaaataatgatttttagGTACTTGATACGAGGAGTACTTGCagtaaatcaaattatttaaacGGCCCAATCATCAAAAAAATTAGCAAGTAGTGAGAATGAAGATGTCTGTAAGTTTGTGCACCAAGTGGTGATTGTTTGATCTTTAAGCTTAGCTTTAATCTTCTTCTTAGGAATTAGGTTTAACCTAGTTACATATTTAAGGATCTTGTCAAACCATCTAacctatctatcttattaaaacagaaacattctgttggacctaacatttattttgtaagtttttaaattaaatacacctttatactttatagttaaacatacattaagtcactaatgttcttttctttatactactatccatgttttcaaacaatatacttatttctttatactactatcaatgtttccaaacaatatattttttatactactatcaatattttcaaataatacaataattaatcttagttattttatatctatcattttctctttaaaattttgtaaaaacgtcataatttcataaattgcaaaatagtgaactttaaaatttcgattataagattacaaattatgaaactattacaatttaaatccaattagattacatatcggtcatccatcagttcaatcgattagtctcgggttttagtgactttttaatataaatattttaaaaacataaattgaattgtcagatctccgaattaaccggtataatcacaatcgggttgaatttaaaaatactgatttaaatgcaaaaatattttaaatacacactctttaaaaataaccaaaatatttgttaaattattagtgaaatttttcatcgtaaaatatcccgcgcttcaaaagcgcggatcaaaatctagtgtagtTTATTAGTGATTGTAGGACCGGGGTCTGAAAGTCAAAGTGTGGTCACATCCTAGATTCAATCGATCCCACCACTAGAAATTTATGCACAGCTTATGGGCCAGTTGGTTTTTCAAGCCTAATGGAACGGATTTTCATATGATGAAGGCTACCTAACGAGCCATCTTATCTCATAACTGTCGAGGCCTAAGGCCCGGAGTACatgagttaataaaaaaaaaaattcatttgaaAAAACAATTGATATGATTTGGGCTTTACTTTTACCATCCATCTATGTAAACTTTGATATGTGTGTCTTGAGctaattgtttaaatttttattcagtTGACCCCCTGTAAAAGTGTAAAgtataaaaagtaaattttgCTCATAAACCATTAccgtataaaaatattttactgttttaaattttctttttaaaattgacTTTTACTTGGACTCAAGGCCAGCCATGTTTGTGTCTCTAAGATtttagaagaaagaaaaaataatccGATCAAACATTTTGCCGTTAGCTTTGGTTCCAATACCGTGTGTCCATGGACTCATGAGTGTAAGATGATTAGCTTAATTTTCTTCTTTGTGGTGAAAGTCAAGCCAGTTGAAAATTCTTGAGAAACCAAACCCAAACACACAAACTGTATTATGATAGAACAATGGATGGGGACAAGGTACCATAATCCATCCACAaaaacatcatcttcttcccaAGTCAATGTAACCCGTCTCACACTTCTATATACATAGGgcttgattggtagagcattagcattagcattatgctccttattatccaatcaacattgataacaaaagcatttagaaaagcatttacatgatgctaatgctctccaaatgctctttgctcaatgctctcatatgaagcttttggaagagcatttgcatttagaatatatataaattcaaaaataattttatataattaatttatatatgtttaataatataaaagttatgtttataataaaaaaattatattttcaaaaaaactaaaagttgtgattaattattattatttttaaataacaatatttcacatttaaaatataataaaatttatataactacacatatcattcattatttttaataaaaaacataacatattatatatttatatattataaaataaaaacatttatattatttttaaataaataaattatatgtcatagattatttttatgataatattatatatggatcatttattgctcaaccaataaataaaataatgattgattatataaattatttttaatttatttattttatttaattatatcaaattatttttatatccaaaaaaaatttttatttttaaatatatttttatttttttaataattatatttcacatttaaaataatttaatttataaaattaaaataagattaattatttttaataacaaatatattattaatatatattataatttaatatatattattttcaaataaatatattatataataacttttatgataattttaaaattgtataatgctactgctctaccaatcactttattaaaaatCTTAATGAGAGCATACAGCTTCTACAGCATACTGCTTTTACAGCATTctgctgcttcttcttcatctgctgTACCAATCGAGGCCATAGCCAAAGATGTAAACGGCAGTCAGCGttatttaaactaaaagaattaaaaataaatggacGCACACTTCTATTTATATTCTTCCCGACACTTTTCACCACCCAACTTGTTTGGTTTTTCTCTTTCTATCTTGAGAAAAACAAACCAACATCTtaccaaaaaaaggaaaacaaaccAGTGTTTCTTCTTTCTAACTGATTCTTACCGAACTCCCTCAAAAGTTGTTACCGAGATGGCGAGGAGTAGACTGGTTACTGGTCACCGGATATGGAAGTACTTCACCCCTGCTTATTATCTCGGAAGGACTATGCGTCTAGCTTTGCTTTTCATCCTCTTCCTCTCTGTTTCAATGGTCGTCTGGGACCCTCAAACGCGTGGCCGAGATCACGAGGTACTTTTCTTCTCTATTCAATTAGCAGCTCTACCATCATACCATCGAGTTTAATGAAACGTAGTAAGGTGTGACTCAACCTCTTTGAGTAAATCACAGTCCAATCCTAGACTCTCTGTCTGAATTGAGAATGTATCTTCTTAATGTGACTTTTTCTTGCACTTATGTGTTGCAGTTTGAAGTTTCAAAGTTAAATAAACAAGTCTTGAGGTTGCAGCTGATGGTAAGAGTTGAGAGCTCTTCTGATATTGAGAAACTTTAGGATCTTTATAAATCtctcgaatttttttttatatatatttctttgctAGTTAGGAGATGTAAAAAGCGTCAAGGAGGATGCAACTGTGAGGACACTGAAGAATGTAAAGGAAGATCCAGTTGATGCCGGGCGAAGGCAGAGAGTAAAAGAAGCAATGATTCATGCTTGGAGCTCATATGAAAAGTATGCCTGGGGGAAAGACGAGCTTCAGGTACAAATTCTTCTGAAACTGCATGGTTATAAGTTGCAATAGCCAAAACATATATGTGtgtgaaactatttttttttcttttttttcttttgggaatTATCAGCCCCAGACAAAAGATGGCGTTGACAGCTTTGGTGGCCTTGGAGCAACTATAATAGATGCATTAGATACACTCTATATAATGGGTCTACACAAGCAGTTTCAGAAAGCTAGAGAGTGAGTAAATCTCTTCAATCATCACCATTTTCCTAAGAAGATCTCTTTTTTGTGGCATGATATAAATGCTTATAGTCTTTAATCTGCAGGTGGATTGCAACATCACTAGACTTCGACAAGGATTATGACGCCAGTTTGTTTGAGACAACCATAAGGTTCTTGGTCTACTATGTTGTTTTCTTACCTGTACTAAGAAGAGTCAACTTGTTTAGCCGCTTAGGTTATTCTGcgcttatattttttttctctttgttggcTTACAGAGTGGTGGGAGGGCTTCTCAGCTCGTATGATCTTTCTGGGGATAAACTTTTCCTTGAAAAGGCTAAAGATATCGCAGACAGATTATTGCCTGCATGGGACACTCCATCGGGTATTCCATATAATATTATCAACTTGAGACATGGAAACGCTCACAATGCTAGATGGGCAGGGGTAAGTCCTATATTACTTAATGCCTTAACTTTCTTATTCACACCATATAATTGGTTTATGTAAAACTACATGTGGCATATAAGTTTAGTTGATTGTGTTTAAACATGTTTCTTTGTACTAGGGAGACAGTAATCTTGCAGAATCTGGTACTGAACAGCTCGAGTTTATTGCCCTTTCCCAGAGGACTGGGGACCCTAAATATCAGCAAAAGGTGTGTGTTTCTCCATTAACTTGTAGCATGATTGACTTACCACATGTCCATATCTTCCTGTGATACATATATATTGTCATAATTCGTGATCAGTGATCAATAACTTATGCTATATGTTTGTATTATGTACTGACTAGTATGGTTGACCTGTTTGTAACTCTCTGTCTCAGGTAGAAAAGGTTATTTCAGTACTAAATAAGAACTACCCTGCTGATGGTTTACTTCCAGTCTATATAAATCCTGATACAGCTAAACCATCATATTCAACCATAACATTTGGTGGCATGGGAGAcaggtttttttctttctttccaacAGATCCCTTCTGGTATTGCTCTTGTTTGATATGTGACTCTAATATTTTTGCTTTACagtttttatgaatatttactCAAAGTTTGGGTGTTTGGGAACAGAACTTTAGCAGTGAAACACTATAGGTAAGTTTAACTCTATTCTACTGATTACATATATGTTGTATACATCGATATCAAAGGATAAAGGTGATGCCATCACATGTATATTTGTCCTTTGATATGATATCTATGTTCTACATTTCTTTGCTGGTCTTGTACGTAGTTTTGATGATTAAAACTGTTATGTGTTGCATCAGAGATATGTGGGAGAAATCAATGAATGGTCTGCTAAGCTTGGTTAAGAAATCAACACCTTCCTCATTTACTTACATCTGTGAGAAGAGTGGAGGTTCTTTGACACATAAGGTATACCAATATGTTCGTTGTTGCCGTTGTGATGGGTTCCAGTTTCTCATGTTTCTTTCTCATCTATATATCAGATGGATGAATTGGCATGCTTTGCTCCTGGAATGTTGGCTTTAGGATCATCTGGGTATGATGATTCTGCTGAAGCAAAGAAATTTCTCACCCTTGCTGAAGAGGTAAAGCTATGTCTTGAATGGGTCATAGCTTCATCAAATAGGTGTTGGAGCTTTagactttatttttttgtgtgcGTTTACCACTTATATTGCAGCTTGCATGGACATGTTATAACTTTTACGAATCGACACCAACAAAACTAGCAGGAGAGAATTATGTCTTCAACTCTGGGAGTGTATGTCATCTGCTTGTCTTTTCCAAATAAATTGTTTAGTTTTGGTGTTTAGCATAACAATTCATAAACATTTATGATGGTTCAGGACATGAGTGTTGGGGCGTCGCCGAACATCTTGAGACCAGAGACTGTTGAATCACTGTTTTACCTCTGGAGGTTAACTGGCAACAAGACGTATCAAGATTGGGGATGGAATATATTTGAAGCGTTTGAGAAGAACTCGCGCATAGAGACTGGATATGTAGGTTTGAAAGATGTAAGTTCGTTCTCTCCTTAGGCTCCTAAACTGAACCAGCGCGTTATTATGTATGTAGTCTGATGGTagattcttcttttttctttcaatcGTTTTTCCAGGTTAATACGGGAGTTAAGGACAACAAGATGCAGAGTTTCTTCCTTGCCGAGACGCTCAAGTATCTCTATCTCCTCTTCTCGCCCACAACGGTCATTCCCTTGGACGAGTGGGTGTTCAACACAGAAGCTCATCCACTCAAGATCGTGCCCTGGAAGGATCAGGTGAATCGTGGACAATCCAACAGCGTCGAGCAGCAACGCAAACCAACAATTACATTACGCCAGAGGCGCTTTGGTGGATAAAAACATAAGTAATAAGCACGTTCGCTGGAGAGGTTACAGTGTGAATCCTCGGAGAACCGGCATTGTGATTTGTAGGAGGGGTTGTGTTGAAGTTTTATATATTCAAGGAACCATTTTCAAAAAAGGATTTCAAGATTGACACTTGTTGTAATAGTTGGACAAAATAACGTATTAGGAAACttaataacaaaacaaagcaCATGCGTATATGACCGGAAACAATGCAATTGAAgcaataaacaaaaacaaaaggcaAAATGCAGTGACCAAAGACTTTTGGTGTTGACAAAGTCTCCACGTCACACGAAAAGACATGGCGGCCAGTGGCAATGGTTTAAGCATAACCACAGATCTCACTGACCTAAAGACCTCTCGACACGTCCCATTCATCCAACTCTCCAAACACCACTCATTCATTTCCCAATTTGCaacattattaaattaataaaatgttaaaataaaatatctggCTGATGAGAGTTTCTATTACAGGAacgatataaataaataatagcCACTATATTTCCATCGTCAACTATGAACCATAAATAAAAGCTCCACCGTGTTTCTCTCCttcaatcatataaataaaacatcatCTCCTCGTTTCAAAACCGCCATACACATTAGACTATGGTGAAACTCTGTGAGCTGTGTGGTGAAGAAGCTCATCTCCACTGCGACGCAGACTCCGCTTTCCTCTGCCGCTCCTGCGACGTTAAGTTCCATGCCTCTAACTTCCTTTTTTCCCGCCACGTCCGCCGCATCATATGTCCTACTTGCAATTCTCACACGGGAGATTTCGTCTCTGGTTCTCTTTCCCCTTGGCCTGCTAAATTAACTACCTGCTCCTCCTGTGGAACGTTTTCGTCTCCCGCTTCGTCTTGTTGCTCCGAGCTATCGTCGTCGTCGACGAGGAAGACTGCTTCGCGTGCTACTGTCAACAGATCGCCGCGAGGGAGGGAAAAGAGAGCGAAGGCCGTGGCGGATGGCATTTTTGTAAATTGGTGTGATGAGTTGGGACTAAACGGGGATTCGAGAAACGCCGTCGTTTCGTTGGCGACTCTCGCTTTGGCAGTGTGGAAGTCGAGAGCAGCAACGACTAAGGTGATTTTAGCGGCCGCGTTTTGGTTCGGTGTTAAAAACCAAAACGCGCGGGAGAAGACGATGACGTGGCCGAGTACTCTAAAGAAGGTGGGAGACATAACCGGAGTTGCAGCTGGAACGATTCGAGCCGTAGAAAGCAAGCTGGCGCGTGCAGTGACGCTGCAGCTTAGGCGGTGTCGCGTGGATTCGGAGGAAGGATGGGCCGAAAACGACAAcgtttgaagtttttttttgacgtGGGTCAGGCGTTGCACCTAGAGGCTTTATTTAGTGTTAGTGATAATAGTGATACAAGTTGTCTCGTGTCTGTATCCATCGACGTGTTGATTTTTCTTTCCAAACGTTTAAAAAAACACACCGCGTTGAGATGATAGAAATTCCCTAAAGTAATGAGAGTAGACCAATATTCAAACGAACTTTTTTGAcattaatatatagatatatattcaaaaataacataagaacatatatatataattattagatATCGAAATTGTTCTTCTTGTTTTATATACGAGTCTGCCTAATCTAAATTTACGATTTTTACCATTATTGTTTGAACATTTTAACCGAATTATGAAAACCAAAttcaatttttctttattatatatgattttaaatattgaaattataaattattattcgAACATATGTtcgaaaaatcataaaaagtattaataaatttatatatttttaatgaattaaaatacataaatcaaTAACACTCTTTCTTAC is part of the Raphanus sativus cultivar WK10039 chromosome 5, ASM80110v3, whole genome shotgun sequence genome and harbors:
- the LOC108857093 gene encoding mannosyl-oligosaccharide 1,2-alpha-mannosidase MNS2; protein product: MARSRLVTGHRIWKYFTPAYYLGRTMRLALLFILFLSVSMVVWDPQTRGRDHEFEVSKLNKQVLRLQLMLGDVKSVKEDATVRTLKNVKEDPVDAGRRQRVKEAMIHAWSSYEKYAWGKDELQPQTKDGVDSFGGLGATIIDALDTLYIMGLHKQFQKAREWIATSLDFDKDYDASLFETTIRVVGGLLSSYDLSGDKLFLEKAKDIADRLLPAWDTPSGIPYNIINLRHGNAHNARWAGGDSNLAESGTEQLEFIALSQRTGDPKYQQKVEKVISVLNKNYPADGLLPVYINPDTAKPSYSTITFGGMGDSFYEYLLKVWVFGNRTLAVKHYRDMWEKSMNGLLSLVKKSTPSSFTYICEKSGGSLTHKMDELACFAPGMLALGSSGYDDSAEAKKFLTLAEELAWTCYNFYESTPTKLAGENYVFNSGSDMSVGASPNILRPETVESLFYLWRLTGNKTYQDWGWNIFEAFEKNSRIETGYVGLKDVNTGVKDNKMQSFFLAETLKYLYLLFSPTTVIPLDEWVFNTEAHPLKIVPWKDQVNRGQSNSVEQQRKPTITLRQRRFGG
- the LOC108857094 gene encoding B-box zinc finger protein 32, which produces MVKLCELCGEEAHLHCDADSAFLCRSCDVKFHASNFLFSRHVRRIICPTCNSHTGDFVSGSLSPWPAKLTTCSSCGTFSSPASSCCSELSSSSTRKTASRATVNRSPRGREKRAKAVADGIFVNWCDELGLNGDSRNAVVSLATLALAVWKSRAATTKVILAAAFWFGVKNQNAREKTMTWPSTLKKVGDITGVAAGTIRAVESKLARAVTLQLRRCRVDSEEGWAENDNV